Within Mercenaria mercenaria strain notata chromosome 15, MADL_Memer_1, whole genome shotgun sequence, the genomic segment CTATAATGACAAAAGACTGGAAATTGTTGAGGATTTTTCATATCTTGGTAtactttttaattataatatgGCAATTTTTCTAAAGCCAAAGCAAAACTTGCGGAACAGGCAAGACGAGCCATGTTTTCGATTATTCAGAAATCCCGTAAATTCAATCTTACTATATCTATGcagttacatttatttgatacCATTATTGAACCAATTTAGTTGTATGGAAGTGAGGTCTGGGGTGTTGAAAATCTTAAGGttttaaaacagtttcatttaaaattttgtaaattcatcTTGAACTTGAAACCATGCACGCCAAATTGTATGGTGTACGGTGAGTTAGGTATTATGTTATTGGAGCAAATTAATAGCGAGTGtagctcgcgagcaattgcgcgaagcgcaattgcgagcgcgtagctcgccttacggcaatgtgtaggcgaatataacaaaggtgtgccgaatggggcaaagtgatgtagctgaaaaattttcctctcgtctgggcgccgccattttgggtgccgccattttgttctacttccgtcaaagtcgggaaaattgtttttttttttttttttaattttatatttgagttacaatctctatgttcattaggtgtctttatttttaaaaaagttatattatggaaataatttcaattttgcttttatttacaaagtgcgtgtccctagaggacaggtgctcaaAGGGAATGCTTTaattgttggcagtgaatacagaacttcatttgattgctgaatattatccatcactcaaaaataatgcaagaaagatttccatttggtagaaaaaaaaatatgattttcttttaaaagatcaagcattggccagaaaatgggataaaatgtcataaataagcataaaggcataagaacgccacaaacaggtaatgacgtcaccgtgacaccggctttccataaattttgcaacgtatgatattcgctgttacaggtataatgacactaaatttttgtttcttttcaagtgaaaaggttctcggaattgttttaagcagtgaatagtttctttgccgtttaagctacgctcgctcagaggctttgcctttttcatattagcgagctcgaagagcaggcccgaagggcctgctcgagaatcgagctttacggtaacgcaagtatactttcacacttggtgatggatttcaaaagtttcgtcggaagttttaaaaaagcgcaccctagcggactggtgctcacaggaagtacttctttccggagtgaatacagaacttcattcaattgctaaaaattattcatcactcaacaataatgaaagaatgatttccagttgtttgaaaaaaaattatttgcattgaaaagatcaagcatcggccagaaaatggaaaaaatgtcattaataagcagaaagaaacgggaacgcggcggtaatgacgtcaccgtgacaccggctcccataaattttgcaacgtatgatattcactgttataggcatggtgacactaaatgtagactttttcaagtgaataggttctcctgaattcttgtgactagtgaatagtttctttgtgacaaataaatgatgcataatatttttagataaatccgatttctttgagctcgctttgaggctttgccttagttcatattaaatgctaaagataataaaatttgtaaaatattgtataaaactaTTCTGTACTTGCATAATAGCAATATACTTACTTCTCCTTGGATATCTTTTGTTAAGACTAATCCTGATGAGCTTGgtttgtctgaatattttattaatcaaaatgTTGCAAATTTGAGACTAGATTGAAAGATCACTTTGTACAAAATTGGAATAACTCCGTTGACATTTCTCCTAATTGCCTTGTATATCGCATGTATAAAAACGTACATTGTTTTGAAAGCTAAATTTAGAACTATGAATCATTCTTTACCTACTTTTGTTGAGAAAGGGAGACATTAAAACATTGAACGATGTGAAAGAAAATGTGCACTTTGTGACAAAAATTTAATAGGGGATGAATTTCACTATCTATCTGAATGTGACTTTTTTTAGTGTCAGTAGAAAAAAAGttcatgctaaaatattattttaaccgCATCCTAGTTCATTCAAACTAGATGATCTTAATTATGAATTGCAAAATTAAGGCAAAAGTTATTAAACTAGCATTATTTTGTAAGATCATTTTGTCtcagtttaaataatttcattatccATAAAATATACTGATCTACTGGATGACATGTGTAACTTCTAGAAACAATAACATAATATACAGTTCTATTCTTAGATATACAGTATGCTGCATTGTTGTTTTGTACACTTAACATTGTCTTTATACTGGTTCAATATGTGTAtcaatgttttcattaaatgcaTATTATATGCCCAGATGTGAAAAATCAACTTCAACTTCAACTGTCTGCTGCCGATAAATCGTTGACAGGCGCTGTCAGGAAACAGTGATTAcgtgcaaaataaaaaaagataaaagacccAATGTATACAGTTAAAAACAGTAGATTATAGTATTTAGAGAGAGTGCGCGTCCAGCCCGCTGACAAATGTCTGCAAACTGGAGCTGGACTTGATACGGGTTGGTATTACCGTAAACTCTACTGTTACTGTTCCATAGCCTGATAGTCCTGGGGAGAGGTAGATCTACAAATTCTAATGATTAAGAAGTTTAAATTTCGTGTCTGTGTGAGATGATTATGGTCCACAGCCACTAATTCATTTCTTAtcttatagaaataagaaatatattgaagaaatatgccaccatattttTTAACAGAAGTAAAAGCACTGTAGAAGGTCAACGTGACACCCGTGTGGAATGACTCATTGCAACTGTACTAGTTTATGAACTGGGACAGCCTAGAACTTCATTTACGGATTTGTCCGATCTTGCTCTCGGATATTTCCGGCTAACGCGACATGGTACACGGAAATGTCCGTGTATTTGGCGGAACAATGCGCGGTGCATTTCGTCGGCTATTTACGTCAATTCTTACTCCATTCCCTTGCTTCTCTAGTGTGGTCGCCATTTTTAGTTCATTTTCTACTGCGTAAATAAATGATTACTGCTCTGTCAACTGTATTTACTGTTATCTGCTTAAACAGACGGGGCCAACCGGCTTCCAGTGTCGAGGTCGAAGCGAAACAGTGAAGGACGGTGTGAGATCAAGGTCATGGCCGGAAGACAATGTAAACATGAAGGCAGTATTCAAAACAGAAAACCGTTCATCGTAGAGTGCAATTGTCTAATCTCAGTAAGTGTGTCATTAGGTATAAAAGGATTTTAATTAACATATAGAAATCTACAGTAATTCAACAGTTAACGAAACTTTGATGGCTGTTTTGAAGAGAACACTCGAATAGCAAAGCTTTTGTCACACCAATTTTTCTTTTTCGCAGATTATTAGCACAATGCTTGAAGGGGCTTCTGAAAAATGGATGATTACTCAAGGTGACAGAAAATTAATGCACCTTCCCTTgcttttcttttttcagaaatgTCAAATTCGAGTGATGTTGGGATATCTCCTGTGCTCCTTCAAGCTATAAGTCAATCACTGAGTTCCACAAGTAATAAACCAGGTGCTGCGATTGGCACTAAAATGGAGAGCTCAAATGGAACACCTGTCGGAAGTGGTGCTGCTGATCAGAACCTTGCAGACCGACTGCTGAAACAACAACAGGGGAATGCTGCCAGTGTGATACAGTCAACAAACGAATCCAGTATACCCATACAGACGGATACCATTAAGACTATGTTAAAGATAAAAATGGCAGCTAATGCATTAACTAAAAGTGCTTTGCAGAAAACACACAGTTCAGATTCtattaaaaatgaagaaaaagagaCAGTCAGTAGCTCTGCATCAGATATTGCCATGGCTAATGTGCTAACAGCCCTTGCATCTCAGAGTGGTAAAACATTTATAACTCCTAACACCAACAGTGGTACTGCTTCGACAGTGGCTGGACAGAACGGTGGTGCATTACAGAGCCTTTCTAGTGTGTCAAAAGAAGCAGAGTTCAGAGCAGTCCAAGTTGGTGATAGAAAAATACTTATCAGAACTAAGCCCGGCGCTGGAGGATCTGATATTGCTCCACAAGTTGTAACTTCCTCTGAAAACAATAATTCCGGGGCTAGTGCTAATGAAACAGTTTTCACAGTGATCAAACCAGAACCAGATGTAGTAGAAAATGTCGAACATGATCAAGTTCAGCCAGATGAATCAGATGTTCTAGTAACTGACTCAAATTTGAATACCAGTATTACAATAGACCATACTAATGAGACAATTGTTACTGGCAAGTCTAACATAGTAGACAACAGTTTATTACTCTCTGACACACAATCAACAGCAGTCGTTACAAGTCCTGAAACAGGGGCGGGTACTCAGCTTGTGTTTTCATTCAACCCAAATCCCAGTACTTCAGAAATGGCCATGGATGGAAGGCTGAAGGTAATTGAACATGAAGGAAAACGTTATATCTTACAAACACATGACTATGACTCGACGCAGGTGGCTGTCACCCAGCCAGACGAGCCTCAGTCGTACACTGTTCAAATTGGTACAGATGATGGTGTGACATACACGAGTGTAGCTGAACAGGAAGTTGTTACAGTCGGTCAGCAACAAGAAGAAGCTGGTAATGTGTCAGGATTCAAGAGTCCAATGTCTGGAAGCCCTTGTCCTATCTGTGGGGATAATGTTTCAGGTTAGtatttattatacccccaccaaacatgtttgaggggggtatataggagtcagttttgtcgcgtccagtcgcgtcccgtcccgtccccaaaatctattatctcagttattaccaaatggatttgattcaaacttaaaatacatgttccaccttatcacccacatcatgtgacacaaggtgcataactcttgacaccaagttttcatgaattatgtccccttttacttagaatttaaggttaattttgttgtattttcactatatctcagttattactaaatggatttgattcaaacttaaaatagatgttcaacctcatcacccacatcatgtgacataaggtgcataactctgacaccattttttttttatgaattatgcccctttttacttagaatttaaggttgattttgatgcattttcactttatctcagttactactgaatggatttgattcaaacttaaaatagatgttccacctcatcacccacatcatgtgcccacgtcatgtgacacaaggtgcataactcttacaccaagttttcatggattatgtccccttttacttagaatttaaggttaattttgttgtattttcactatatctcagttattactaaatggatttgattcaaacttaaaatagttgttccacctcatcacccagatgatgtgacataagatgcttaactctgacataaattttttatgtattatgtccccttttactttaaatttaaggttgactttgatgtattttcactatatctcaattattacaaaatggatttgattcaaacttaaagtagatgttccacctcatcaccgacatcatgtgacacaaggtgcataactctgacaccaatttttcatgaattatgcccctttttacttagaatttaaggttaattttgatgtattttcactatatctcaattactactgaatggatttgattcagacttaaaatagatgttccacctcatcacccacatcatgtgacgcaaggtgcataactctgacactatttttcttgaattgtgtccccttttacctagaatttaaggttaattttgatgtattttcactatatctcattctgattggcttagagccaaagggaagtaacctttttttaacctttgtactgagtttcttccccttaaattccaggaattagtctatttttagaaatcctatttttagattttcaatattttaggtatttttctaacttttttattataagtcctatgtaaaaataaaaacatttttccatggtaacatgggtcggtaagacacttttttgtattcacttttagtgtatctctaatattagagatttaatatatttactagtattactatactagtattatactagtattacttatacgtggaagcccaggatgaagtactccaaagtatttttaagatttcttatggttgccattcttctgtgacaagaccgtatggtgggggtatgagtcactcctgtgacagttctagtttatacTGTAAAGCAGATTTACCTGTCTGTAGTTTTAATATTTCAGTGTGATTTTTAATAGAAACTGTTTATTAACATGGATAAattacagttgttttttttatacagtATTTGTGGTATTGCGACAGTAATATTCataaattcaaactattttcatgTAACATACATACTTAACCCTGAAACGACTTACTGCAAAGGGTAccataaatttatatgaaaattatctGACCCTTTGTAGATTTTATAAAGCTAAAAATATTACCGGTAGGCAACTTGAGAAAGTGCTATGttaatgttcttattttatgtaaagagaTACCAGGagattatatattatattgtacaCACTTAGTCTagtctatttttatgcccccgaagggaggcatatagtttttgaaccgtctgtcagtctgtccgcaattttcgtgtccggtccatatctttgtcatcgatggatggattttcaaataacttggcatgaatgtgtaccacagtaagacgacatgtcgcgcgcaagacccaggtccgtagctcaaaggtcaaggtcacacttagacattaaaggatagtgcattgatgggcgtgtccggtccatatctttgtcatcgattgatggattttcaaataacttggcatgaatgtgtaccacagtaagacgacgtgtcgcgcgcaagacccaggtctgtagctcaaaggtcaaggtcacacttagacattaaaggatagtgcattgatgggcgtgtccggtcaatatctttgtcatcgatggatggattttcaaataacttggcatgaatgtgtaccacagtaagacgacgtgtcgcgcgcaagacccaggtccgtagctcaaaggtcaaggtcacacttagacattaaaggatagtgcattgattggcgtgtccggtccatatctttgtcaaccatggatggattttcaaataacttggcatgaatgtgtaccacagtaagacgacgtgtcgcgtgcaagacccaggtctgtagctcaaacgtcaaggtcaaacttagacgttaaaggtcatttttcatgatagtgcattgatgggcgtgtccggtccatatctttgtcattcatgcatggattttaaaataactacgcatgaatgtgtgacacagtaagacgacgtgtcgcgcgcaagacccagctccgtaggtcaaaggtcctaaactctaacattggccataactactcattcaaagtgccatcgggggcatatgtcatcctatggagacagctcttgttttttgcaTGTCTTTTTCCAAAGCAAAATAAGGTAATGATGGTGAATAAAATTTGCAAGATCTTTGGAAGCAtgtaatgcaaccaagcaaaataatgaaatgagccgtgccatgagaaaaccaacatagtggctttgcgaccagcatggatccagaccagcctgcgcatccgcgcagtctggtcaggatccatgctgttcgctaacagtttctccaattccaataggctttaaaagcgaacagcatggagcctgaccagactgcgtggatgcgcaggctggtctggatccttgctggtcgcatacccactatgttggttttctcatggcacggctcaaatgtcctTTTTGGCTGCAACTGCTAAAAGTAAAGTAATGCTTCACTTGCAGAAACTCTATTTATATCATTGCAGGATTCCACTATGGTATATATACATGTGAAAGCTGTAAGGGATTTTTCAAGCGTACTGTTCAGAATAAGAAGACGTTTGTTTGCCCAAGAAATGGAGAGTGTGAAATAGTGTtagaaaacaggaaaaaatgtcCGGCATGTAGATTTGCCAAATGTCTTGTGATGGGAATGAAACTTGAAGGTATggttatttataatatatacatgtatgcatatatTGTAGAATAGCAGTATTATTCAAAATTGGTCTGCaaaagattatataaaaaaaattcttgtgcaTAAAATAGACAAATATGCATCTTAATACGGAgtacaaatacaaaattaatgtttgatttaaggacgctcgctacagtttcagaatttttttctcaaaatagattttgatgaaatgttttgtatttaaagatcatgttatgatgtattgaaaaatgaaataaaaatactaggtcaccagctttgtttcaatttaatttgcccctagatatggtgctattttaaacattttttaaaatttctgtaaacctaaaatatctttcagtaaagtacaataatcagcataaatttgattatctaagcatttttataacggaaaacaatatatctatttgaaacatgctcagagaaatcaaaagaacatgattttgtaaagaaaggaatacttgttcagcagacccaagggctatttttggatatttttgtcagttttaagttggtacttctgctattttatcgagtttcacataatagaatttaatcaaactctgcacatacctttggttatgtctacctaatctaaaacaaaaagaaaattgataggtcaccatattagatttcacTTAAATCagattacaacgaggtggggtgtggcaggcatttatacaacgcaggttggtacgaaatacacttgtagtgtttgagcaaatgacttagaaatatatatataaaattatcaaacggcagatttcttaataagcggattttagggtgtttctgaagcattttgatggcatagaacgatgaaagtttcgcccttttttttaacaaaacctatagtttacgaaagTACGGTAcaggattgaagcaatttgaactaaaagtactttaaatgtatatattttgtaaccgtggtgaccatggtgatacttaccctaaccgttagtcagtatattatacattttgtacattaaatgcatgcaaacatacaataatttgcgaatttttgccgtacgcgacattagataatcactttcgggcatgcgcagaagaccgcaccaagtctgcagtgagcaacatcgattagaaacacaaccaaattaacacggtgttggggtaaatattgacccatccggaaaaactgtagcgagtgcctttaggAAGTTTCAGAGTCAGACTTATTCAGTGTTTTTCCCAAAAAGACTTTCTTAACTTATAAAGGCATATGTGAGCTTAAATGTACATGATGAATggctaaaatatctttaaaagtgtTTTACGTTCGTCTTGCCgcatatttgataattttgctGCTGTTTGAATGGCAGTGATTTAAATTTCAAGctaacaaaaaatattattatatcataGGTCTTGTTCTGCAAGTGGTTCACTTTGTAATTTGTTTGAGTTGGGCTTCAGAATTGAATGTTGCTCAGTTGATATATAAACACTTGGTAATTATGgtaatataaaccattttaaagTTACTTCATTTTAgagttttacattttaacattgaaTTCATTCTGCATAgaagatatttgaataatttgtaAATAATCTGCAGTTTTACTTGAAGAAGGTTTGAGCTAGGACATATAAAAGACACTCCATAAACAAACCAGTTTTTATAAATAAGAACATTTAAATAATGTCGTAGACTAGTGTGCTCCTCAGAAAATGCCTTTGTCTTCTGTTAGGTGTATAAGTAAACAAACTGACTATTATAAATAAGCAAGACttcagaaaaagaaacatttacatATTACTGTTTGATGTAAGACTATCACACAGTTTGCCTTCACAACCTTGAGCCTTCGTTTTACTAACATCCATGTTGAAGCTCTTTACACATGAAGTACGGCACTGACTGAGGAAACTTTAGAATAAACAGCAATTTCTTAAAATCCTAATGGGAGAACAGCAGGCAAACATTTATAGATTTAATAACCTAATTAATTGTTCTTTTCGTATTTATTGCAGCAATCAGGCAAGACAGAACGAGAGGAGGAAGAAGTAGTTATGGGGGAAGTTCTCCATTTGAAGAGAAAAAGAGACGACCAATCAAAATAGTTCCTCGACGAACAAGTTATCAAAGTGAAAGTGCTCTTGCTTCAGTTTTGAACGCTGGTGCGGTGCGTCCGGAGAAACCGTATGTCCCTCAGATATTGACTGATATAATGAACTTGGAGTCTTTGTTGTGTGATGATGATATTCCGTCAAGTATCTCTGCAGAAGATTTCTCAATATCAAATCCAAATGTGTTCCTTACATTACTGCAATTGTGTGAATTGAAATTGTACAAAATTGTACGATGGGCTCGTAATTTACCGTACTTCGCAAATATTTCGGTAAGTATATATAAACTGCAGATTCTGTATGACTATcagtttaaattaaacatttaatccCACTTTTCGAATACAGAACAAATTGTGCTTTCAGGTGCGAAGCAAAATGGGATGTCTCTCCAAggctaattttaaaaattaatcattaGGAAATGTACAAATATCTGAGTTTTGgagaaaaataaaactattttgtgaagtttaacacaaataccggtaatctgaaatTGTAAATCAGAAATACCTCAGTTAAGTACGGTTTTATGAGATATATGACTTTGACCTGTCTGAAAGTTTTGTTTGTgctttttatgaatgaaaatggtCTTAATTAAGAATTGACAGCAACTGTTGGAAAAGttaatagtttgaaatatatggttatgaaatgacatttaaatgatttttatgagGCATTATGTTAAACTGAAATAGACATTGTTTTTAGAAACCACACGTTTGTGCTGTATTATAATTACAGACCATTATTTATTTGAAGCTTTAGCTACATGTGCCTTTGGAGAAGTCGGTGAGGCCGTGAGGCCACCTAGTGTAAAGGGCATTAATGGGAAAtagtgattttttaaaacatgttcacagttgaaattgtaacaaaacacgTTTAATTTTGGCGATCAGTGCTCTGGCCTTTTTAAGAAGCTGTAAGGTATTTGCTAACCGTGTGCCAGGCAAGATGGGTGGGTTCTGGTCCTGACTGTAGGTCTGTAGAATCAGCAACcttttaatccttaccctgctagctgttttaaaaattctgttgtttattttccAGACAGATGATCAGATCTTGCTGCTGCAGAATTGTTGGTGTGAGTTACTGGCCCTGACATTGTGTTGGAAATCTCTGCaattatcaaatgaaataatattcttTCATGGACAAGCAATAGATCTGGAGAAAGCATGTTCATTAGATCTTGGAGAAATGTTTACGAAAATGTCGGCAGTTGTTGAACAGTTCAAGCGGCTGAAAGTGGACCAGTATGAATGTGTTGCATTAAAAGTCATCATACTTATTTGTCCAGGTAAATACAGTTTTGGTCAATATAtgattatctttaaaaaaaatattaaatttacttTGGCAGCATAGTGTTAGGTGtcagttaattatgtctcccccaggagacatattgtttttgccctgtccgtccgtacgtacgtcacacttcatttccgagcaataactggagaaccatttgacctagaaccttcaaacttcatagggttgtagggctgctggagtagacgaccccttttgtttttggggtcactccgttaaaggtcaaggtcacaggggcctgaacattgaaaaccatttccgatcaataactagagaaccacttgacccagaatgttgaaacttcataggatgattggtcatgaagagtagatgacccctattgattttggggtcactccgtcaaaggtcaaggtcacaggggcctgaacattgaaaaccatttctgatcaataactagagaaccacttgacccagaatgttgaaacttcataggatgattggtcatgaagagtagatgacccctattgattttggggtcactccgtcaaagatcaaggtcacaggggcctgaacattgaaaaccatttccgatcaataactagagaaccacttgaccaagaatgttgaaacttcataggatgattggttatgaagagtagatgacccctattgattttggggtcactccgtcaaaggtcaaggtcacaggggcctgaacattgaaaaccatttccgatcaataactagagaaccacttgacccagaatgttgaaacttcataggatgattggtcatgaagagtaattgacccctattgattttggggtcactccatcaaaggtcaaggtcacaggggcctgaacatggaaaaccatttccgataaataactagagaaccacttgacccagaatgttgaaacttcataggatgattgtacatgcaaagtagatgacccctatcgattttggggtcactccattaaaggtcaaggtcacaggggcctgaacatggaaaaccatttccgataaataactagagaaccacttgacccagaatg encodes:
- the LOC123550397 gene encoding estrogen receptor-like, which translates into the protein MSNSSDVGISPVLLQAISQSLSSTSNKPGAAIGTKMESSNGTPVGSGAADQNLADRLLKQQQGNAASVIQSTNESSIPIQTDTIKTMLKIKMAANALTKSALQKTHSSDSIKNEEKETVSSSASDIAMANVLTALASQSGKTFITPNTNSGTASTVAGQNGGALQSLSSVSKEAEFRAVQVGDRKILIRTKPGAGGSDIAPQVVTSSENNNSGASANETVFTVIKPEPDVVENVEHDQVQPDESDVLVTDSNLNTSITIDHTNETIVTGKSNIVDNSLLLSDTQSTAVVTSPETGAGTQLVFSFNPNPSTSEMAMDGRLKVIEHEGKRYILQTHDYDSTQVAVTQPDEPQSYTVQIGTDDGVTYTSVAEQEVVTVGQQQEEAGNVSGFKSPMSGSPCPICGDNVSGFHYGIYTCESCKGFFKRTVQNKKTFVCPRNGECEIVLENRKKCPACRFAKCLVMGMKLEAIRQDRTRGGRSSYGGSSPFEEKKRRPIKIVPRRTSYQSESALASVLNAGAVRPEKPYVPQILTDIMNLESLLCDDDIPSSISAEDFSISNPNVFLTLLQLCELKLYKIVRWARNLPYFANISTDDQILLLQNCWCELLALTLCWKSLQLSNEIIFFHGQAIDLEKACSLDLGEMFTKMSAVVEQFKRLKVDQYECVALKVIILICPGKYSFGQYMIIFKKNIKFTLAA